Part of the Crossiella cryophila genome, GGGCCGGGCGCGGCGGGGCCGGGCGTGGCTGCGCCGGGGGTGCGGGGAGCGGGTGATCACATCCACCGGGCGGTGGCCTGCGCCTGCTAGGGAGCAGCGCCTAGGCTTTCTCCCATGACCTCGGTGCTTGTCATCCAGCCTTCCGACCTGGATCCGCTCGGCCCGCTCGCCGACTGGCTGCTGGATGCCGGTGCCGAGATCCACCTGGTCCGGGCCGGGCAGGAACCCATCCCGGCCAGCATGGAGGGCTACCAGGCGCTGGTGTGCCTGGGCGGGGAGATGGGCGCCTACGACGACGCCGAACACCCCTGGCTCAAGGACATCCGGGCGCTGCTGGCCAACGCGGTCGGTCGGCGGGTGCCGGTGCTGGGCATCTGCCTCGGCGGGCAGCTCCTGGCCGCGGCCACCGGAGGCCAGGTCCGGCCGGGCGCGGTGGGGCCCGAGGTGGGCACCCTGCTGATCGCCAAGCGGGACGCGGCGGCGGGGGATCCGCTGTTCGAGCCGTTGCCGATGACGCCTGATGTGCTCCAGTACCACGTGGACGAGAT contains:
- a CDS encoding type 1 glutamine amidotransferase: MTSVLVIQPSDLDPLGPLADWLLDAGAEIHLVRAGQEPIPASMEGYQALVCLGGEMGAYDDAEHPWLKDIRALLANAVGRRVPVLGICLGGQLLAAATGGQVRPGAVGPEVGTLLIAKRDAAAGDPLFEPLPMTPDVLQYHVDEIFTLPGGAVLLASSPKYVNQAFRVGDNAYGLQFHIETTPELVQRWAEHSPEEAAFAPRGHLEHDHLVERHQDLAEVWQPFTERFVRLAAGELSPAAPGRRLPLV